In Pseudoalteromonas piratica, the following proteins share a genomic window:
- a CDS encoding carbohydrate kinase family protein, which produces MSKVICYGEALIDFLQINQQSEDGIRLSDYRQYPGGAPANAAVALAKLGGKSHFVGQVGDDQFGHFLINSLRHYGVNTDCTLIHKLAPTPLAFVHLDEHGDRSFTFMRKDSADLKLRPDEIKSQWFKDASLVHFCSNTLTETNAVNTTKTVLEHASHNNLTICFDVNLRANLWPNSALKIPLINEFVEKADVVKFAREEFELLCQNKPEDYINRCFNSNCELLLITNGGDNIEYITKHCRGSISPAKAEVIDTTAGGDGFIGAILYLLSERITLDALLNNENALKSAIAFASCAGALAVSRQGAFPALPSLNEIDTLFNQQFSALTGAFF; this is translated from the coding sequence ATGAGCAAGGTGATCTGTTACGGTGAAGCCTTGATTGATTTTCTACAAATTAATCAACAATCAGAAGATGGCATTCGTTTATCGGATTACCGCCAGTACCCAGGCGGTGCACCGGCAAACGCAGCGGTTGCCCTTGCCAAACTCGGTGGCAAATCGCATTTTGTTGGGCAAGTAGGTGATGATCAATTTGGCCATTTTTTAATAAACAGCCTTCGTCATTATGGTGTAAATACCGACTGTACGCTTATTCATAAACTTGCCCCAACACCACTTGCATTTGTGCATTTAGATGAGCACGGTGATCGCAGCTTTACCTTTATGCGAAAAGACAGTGCTGATTTAAAACTGCGCCCAGATGAAATCAAATCGCAGTGGTTTAAAGACGCTTCGCTAGTTCATTTTTGCAGTAATACACTCACTGAAACAAACGCTGTAAACACCACAAAAACAGTACTGGAACACGCAAGCCACAACAATTTAACCATCTGTTTTGATGTTAATTTACGCGCTAATTTATGGCCAAATTCAGCACTTAAGATCCCGCTTATAAATGAATTTGTTGAAAAAGCAGATGTCGTTAAATTTGCCCGCGAAGAGTTCGAACTGCTTTGTCAAAATAAGCCAGAAGATTATATAAATCGATGCTTTAACAGCAATTGTGAGTTGCTACTTATCACAAATGGTGGTGACAACATTGAATATATAACCAAACATTGCCGAGGCAGCATTAGCCCAGCCAAAGCAGAAGTAATCGATACCACCGCCGGTGGTGATGGTTTTATCGGTGCTATTTTGTATTTATTAAGTGAACGCATCACCCTAGACGCACTTTTAAACAATGAAAACGCGCTTAAAAGCGCCATCGCATTTGCCAGTTGTGCCGGTGCGCTTGCCGTAAGTCGTCAAGGCGCATTCCCTGCACTGCCCTCATTAAACGAGATAGACACCCTTTTTAACCAGCAATTTAGCGCCCTCACGGGCGCATTTTTTTAG
- a CDS encoding AGE family epimerase/isomerase, whose protein sequence is MNFYNADFLIHHSQSIVNFYTERAVDSNLGGYYQNYLDDGTLFNTGFRQLVSSTRMVINFCRAAKHFKNNEYLALAKHGLDYIEAHHWIANSKQYAWTLDDNQPKDMTQQAYGYAFVLLCYAHCYKAGVISSDRKINETFELLESRFWQANEGIYADTIYANGELCEYRGQNANMHICEALISAYSATNERHYLKRAEHLAERFCFELSAHSNGLVYEHFTPELLPDFDYNKDDAKNLYRPWGFQPGHQTEWAKLLLQINYFDEKPKFVAKAQHLFDVAFANAWDNAHGGLVYGFDTHYATCDSDKYFWVQAESFAAAALLFDATQNNTYLTHYNALWQYCWQYFVDHDHGAWYRVLKDNNQKYSDKKSEAGAKCDYHTIGACFDVLEFTKHPLSTN, encoded by the coding sequence GTGAACTTTTATAACGCTGATTTTTTAATACATCACAGCCAGTCGATTGTTAACTTTTATACCGAGCGCGCTGTCGATAGCAACCTTGGTGGCTATTACCAAAACTATTTAGACGATGGCACCTTGTTTAATACAGGGTTTCGTCAACTAGTGAGCAGTACACGCATGGTAATCAACTTTTGCCGCGCGGCTAAGCATTTTAAAAACAATGAATACTTAGCCCTTGCAAAACATGGTCTTGATTACATTGAAGCCCATCATTGGATTGCAAATAGCAAACAATACGCGTGGACACTTGACGATAACCAACCTAAGGATATGACCCAGCAAGCTTATGGTTATGCTTTTGTGTTACTTTGCTACGCCCATTGTTACAAAGCAGGCGTGATTTCATCTGATAGAAAGATTAATGAAACCTTTGAACTGCTCGAATCACGTTTTTGGCAAGCCAATGAAGGCATTTACGCCGATACCATTTACGCAAATGGTGAACTATGTGAATACCGCGGCCAAAATGCCAATATGCATATTTGCGAAGCGCTTATTAGTGCCTATAGTGCAACCAATGAGCGCCATTATTTAAAACGAGCAGAGCACCTTGCTGAGCGTTTTTGTTTTGAATTATCAGCGCATAGTAATGGCTTAGTGTACGAGCACTTTACGCCTGAGTTATTGCCTGATTTTGATTACAACAAAGACGATGCTAAAAACCTCTATCGCCCGTGGGGGTTTCAACCAGGTCATCAAACTGAATGGGCCAAATTATTACTACAGATTAACTATTTTGATGAGAAACCAAAATTTGTTGCAAAGGCGCAGCACTTGTTTGATGTTGCCTTTGCTAACGCATGGGATAACGCCCATGGCGGTTTAGTGTATGGCTTTGATACGCATTACGCCACCTGCGACAGCGACAAATACTTTTGGGTACAAGCTGAAAGCTTTGCAGCCGCTGCATTACTTTTTGATGCAACACAAAACAATACTTACTTAACCCATTACAACGCGCTTTGGCAGTATTGCTGGCAGTACTTTGTCGATCATGACCATGGCGCGTGGTATCGGGTATTAAAAGATAATAATCAAAAGTACAGTGATAAAAAAAGCGAAGCAGGCGCTAAGTGCGACTATCACACGATCGGCGCGTGTTTCGATGTATTAGAATTTACTAAACACCCACTTTCAACCAATTAA
- the bcsD gene encoding cellulose biosynthesis protein BcsD, translating to MHLKSLVKQNISGQWQFFVSSLFDTLESSYPADERMTFLTKMGKHASRSLEINPEMTLVQLNERINQFWFERRWGHCNIFEKDNGLVIEHYISPLCAILKDEHQAYGDAFLTGLYSEWLKNASAPYQGIIKKVSADNIDDIAVRLSYHVL from the coding sequence ATGCATTTAAAGTCATTAGTTAAACAAAATATTTCAGGGCAGTGGCAATTTTTTGTCAGTTCGTTATTCGATACCTTGGAATCATCATATCCTGCAGATGAACGAATGACGTTTTTAACTAAAATGGGCAAGCATGCAAGCCGTTCTCTGGAGATTAATCCCGAGATGACGTTGGTACAACTAAACGAGCGTATAAACCAGTTTTGGTTTGAGCGCCGTTGGGGTCACTGCAATATATTTGAAAAAGACAATGGCTTAGTCATTGAACATTATATTTCACCACTTTGCGCCATTTTAAAAGATGAACACCAAGCGTATGGTGATGCGTTTTTAACAGGGCTTTATTCTGAGTGGCTTAAAAACGCCAGTGCCCCCTATCAAGGCATTATTAAGAAGGTAAGTGCTGACAACATTGACGATATTGCCGTACGCTTAAGTTATCACGTACTCTAG
- a CDS encoding serine/threonine-protein kinase has protein sequence MSKLCHHCGSLLDAMSAKCTHCNDSSIDADLEITQVITPGCDEVKEAAHVTQRNLSDFEVLSTVSGGFATILKAKDPLLDRIVALKLVPNTDNQSDLVQEAKLASKLSHPNIVTIHEVIQNDEQLAIVMEWVDGDSLKAKLATEIPLKEKASIALQLCNAIEYAHQNAILHCDIKPDNIMFDIHNQLKVLDFGLSHVLGGESQAATIGSPAYLAPELYLGQNASKESDLFALGAVLFELFSDDKAFDGKSLDVIKAQITTGEAKNLADKDTQLPEALVTLIQNLLLVEPSKRPLLSDLIDAFTDLNQALVQKPNWWQRRAPWQKVTISAMLLGVMAVLLQPILFPPSNQQILEKRISENKRIAVLPLQNINDDPQVQLFSQGLAVTLSTELGKVGREKTNSWVIPSAEVAKLNNLTVSDVYSRYGADLVLTGSIQHLGSQRLINLELIDGASGVALKQQQFKVNVKDLFASNQAVFEKAITMLNWPKSNMASKGTEFDGAYKHYIAAIGYTFRSDQANYIENAIEQFNQAIDLDELYVDAYVNLAATYLNKFHNTKDEQWLNQYEQTINQLAKIEPTHTQVRYLSHTLALRRGEAEKASKLLKALVNENPENEYLHFELARAYQQLKENTLAEQSYKAALKIVPNHWKGLNQLGRLYYRTAQYNKAILVYQQLIDLTPKNKSAFIGLSASYYGKGELKSALAYAKEGNRLNPTARGFSNIGGFHFILGQYQDAISAYKQAIKLDKNDYMSWGNLADSYWLIKHPETNATYKQAADLTEKVFSINKQNSRAKLAWAYYKARIGEKAAAMKILDSISHKENATEFYLAAQAYDALDESERAVKKLKLAIKKGYPKEEAITSPLWKNWNERELRSIIVD, from the coding sequence ATGAGTAAATTATGCCATCACTGCGGCAGTTTATTAGATGCTATGAGCGCTAAATGTACCCACTGTAACGACTCTAGCATTGACGCCGATTTAGAAATAACACAAGTTATTACACCAGGCTGTGATGAAGTAAAAGAAGCAGCGCATGTTACTCAGCGTAATCTCAGTGACTTTGAGGTTTTAAGCACGGTTTCAGGTGGCTTTGCCACCATTTTAAAAGCTAAAGATCCCCTGTTAGATCGCATTGTTGCGCTTAAACTTGTTCCGAACACGGATAACCAAAGTGATTTAGTGCAAGAAGCCAAACTTGCCAGTAAATTAAGCCACCCAAATATTGTTACCATCCATGAAGTTATTCAAAACGATGAGCAACTTGCCATCGTTATGGAATGGGTTGACGGCGACAGCCTAAAAGCAAAACTCGCCACAGAGATACCATTAAAAGAAAAAGCCAGTATTGCACTGCAGCTGTGTAATGCCATTGAATATGCGCATCAAAACGCCATTTTACACTGTGATATCAAGCCCGATAACATTATGTTTGATATACATAACCAGCTAAAAGTACTCGATTTTGGTTTATCTCATGTACTAGGTGGTGAATCACAGGCAGCCACAATAGGTTCGCCTGCTTATTTAGCCCCTGAACTGTATTTAGGGCAAAACGCTAGTAAAGAAAGCGATTTGTTTGCCCTTGGCGCCGTGCTGTTTGAATTGTTTTCGGATGATAAAGCCTTTGATGGTAAATCACTTGACGTTATAAAAGCACAAATCACAACAGGTGAAGCCAAAAATTTAGCTGATAAAGACACCCAATTACCTGAAGCGTTAGTCACCCTTATTCAAAACTTGCTGCTGGTTGAGCCTTCAAAAAGACCACTCCTTTCAGATCTAATCGATGCATTTACCGATTTAAACCAAGCCTTAGTGCAAAAGCCAAACTGGTGGCAGCGACGCGCACCGTGGCAAAAAGTGACTATATCGGCGATGTTATTAGGTGTAATGGCAGTGCTTTTACAGCCTATTTTATTCCCGCCTAGCAATCAGCAAATACTCGAAAAGCGCATCAGTGAGAATAAACGTATTGCAGTATTGCCATTACAAAACATCAATGACGACCCGCAAGTACAGCTGTTTAGCCAAGGCTTAGCGGTAACGTTGAGTACTGAACTCGGTAAAGTGGGTCGAGAAAAAACCAATAGCTGGGTTATTCCAAGCGCCGAAGTAGCCAAACTGAACAATTTAACCGTTAGCGATGTTTATTCTCGTTATGGTGCCGATTTAGTATTAACGGGCAGTATTCAGCATTTAGGCTCTCAGCGTTTGATTAATTTAGAATTGATAGACGGTGCCTCAGGTGTTGCACTAAAGCAGCAGCAATTTAAGGTGAATGTAAAAGACTTATTTGCCTCAAACCAAGCGGTATTTGAAAAAGCCATTACCATGCTGAATTGGCCAAAAAGTAATATGGCAAGTAAAGGCACCGAGTTTGATGGTGCTTATAAACACTATATTGCGGCAATTGGTTATACGTTTCGCTCTGATCAAGCAAACTACATAGAAAATGCCATCGAACAGTTTAACCAAGCCATTGACTTAGACGAACTTTATGTTGATGCCTATGTGAATCTAGCAGCCACATACTTAAATAAATTTCACAATACTAAAGACGAGCAATGGTTGAACCAGTATGAACAAACCATAAACCAGCTTGCCAAAATCGAACCAACACACACACAAGTCCGTTATTTGTCACATACGCTTGCGCTTAGACGTGGCGAGGCTGAAAAAGCGAGTAAATTGTTAAAAGCTCTAGTGAATGAAAATCCCGAAAATGAATACCTGCATTTTGAATTGGCGCGTGCCTACCAGCAGCTAAAAGAAAATACGTTAGCTGAGCAAAGTTATAAGGCAGCACTTAAGATTGTTCCTAATCATTGGAAAGGGCTTAATCAGTTAGGGCGTTTATACTATCGAACTGCACAATACAATAAAGCAATACTAGTCTACCAGCAACTTATTGATTTAACACCAAAAAACAAAAGTGCTTTTATAGGTCTTTCTGCAAGTTACTATGGTAAAGGAGAATTAAAATCAGCATTAGCGTATGCGAAAGAAGGTAATAGATTGAATCCAACTGCTAGAGGCTTTTCAAATATTGGTGGCTTTCATTTTATTTTAGGGCAATATCAAGATGCCATTTCGGCGTATAAACAAGCCATCAAATTGGATAAAAACGATTATATGAGTTGGGGCAATTTGGCAGATTCGTATTGGTTAATTAAGCATCCTGAGACAAATGCTACGTATAAACAAGCGGCTGATTTAACGGAAAAAGTATTTTCAATTAATAAACAAAACAGCCGAGCTAAACTTGCTTGGGCTTATTATAAAGCACGCATCGGGGAAAAAGCAGCTGCGATGAAAATACTGGACTCAATATCGCACAAAGAAAATGCAACGGAATTTTATCTCGCAGCCCAAGCGTATGACGCATTAGATGAATCGGAGCGTGCAGTGAAAAAGCTAAAACTGGCCATCAAAAAAGGGTACCCCAAAGAGGAAGCGATAACATCTCCTCTTTGGAAAAATTGGAATGAGCGTGAGCTCAGGTCAATTATTGTGGATTAA
- a CDS encoding FHA domain-containing protein: MGTFTNSVTEQTIQLRDHHIVGRHPETAHTLIKESAVSRSHCLIEWQQGNWYLQDISANGTFVNGKRVAKNIKHELKLNDVVQFGDSESVKWQVSNLAQPCPFLKSTNESKNDLALNHHVNMLNCENQEQMISQTLSGQWLLEQEGNIKALQNGDLVRYQGNQYILIAPSDIDATQECEQTAEHAIDVKFTVSQNEEHVGVLLNVDGQAIDLEDRTHHYLVLLLARKYLEDKQNNVPETEAGWLDKSLLMRQTRMEETHINTQFYRFRKQLHTAAKKFNLDVDIIARRRGEIRLQCSTINILQSQAA; this comes from the coding sequence ATGGGTACATTTACGAATTCGGTTACAGAGCAAACAATTCAGCTTCGCGACCATCATATTGTGGGCCGTCACCCTGAAACTGCACATACTTTAATTAAAGAAAGTGCGGTCTCGCGTAGCCATTGTTTAATTGAGTGGCAACAAGGCAATTGGTACTTACAAGATATCAGTGCAAACGGTACTTTTGTTAATGGCAAACGCGTTGCAAAAAACATCAAACACGAATTAAAACTAAATGATGTTGTACAGTTTGGTGATAGTGAAAGCGTGAAGTGGCAGGTTTCCAATTTAGCGCAGCCATGCCCATTTTTAAAAAGCACCAACGAGAGTAAGAATGACCTTGCCCTTAACCACCACGTGAACATGCTTAATTGCGAAAACCAAGAACAAATGATCAGCCAAACGCTCTCTGGCCAATGGTTACTTGAGCAAGAAGGTAACATCAAAGCGCTTCAAAATGGCGACTTAGTGCGTTATCAGGGTAATCAGTACATTTTAATTGCGCCAAGCGATATTGATGCCACGCAAGAATGTGAGCAAACAGCAGAACATGCCATTGATGTTAAATTTACAGTAAGCCAAAACGAAGAACATGTTGGTGTTTTACTCAATGTAGATGGCCAAGCCATTGACCTTGAAGACCGAACCCATCATTACCTAGTACTATTGCTCGCACGTAAATACCTTGAAGATAAACAAAATAACGTGCCTGAAACAGAAGCGGGTTGGCTTGATAAAAGCCTATTAATGCGCCAAACGCGCATGGAAGAAACCCACATCAATACACAGTTTTACCGTTTTAGAAAACAACTGCATACGGCTGCAAAAAAGTTCAATTTAGATGTAGATATTATTGCCAGACGCCGCGGTGAAATCCGTTTGCAATGTTCAACAATTAATATTTTACAAAGCCAAGCAGCATAA
- a CDS encoding DUF2306 domain-containing protein — protein MQSLLADGVKNGLSPHTILDKSVKTWFWAALVGQWLFASYILILYVLPTLMGNTEVTHNLLPGQGVQDKRVFDGIVFFSHVVPAIILAFCGMSQLVPSIRNKYPRLHRINGRIFFILGISGAVTGLYLTWVTGMRFSDIGSMGITLNGILIPIFIYFAWRTACKKQFNLHQRFAVHSFLLVNGVWTFRLYLMGWFVVNQGPLGNSRNIDGPADIAMSFACYLLPMLIAELVFWAKRTHNLSVKWGVVIMTIFGATITLIGVGAATMMMWLPRIQKVFSALF, from the coding sequence ATGCAAAGTTTATTAGCGGATGGTGTTAAAAATGGTTTATCACCACACACAATTTTAGATAAGAGTGTTAAAACCTGGTTTTGGGCTGCACTTGTTGGCCAATGGTTATTTGCCAGTTACATCCTAATTTTATATGTATTGCCAACCTTAATGGGTAATACTGAAGTAACTCATAACTTGTTACCTGGGCAAGGCGTTCAAGACAAACGCGTGTTTGATGGCATCGTGTTTTTCTCTCATGTGGTACCTGCGATAATTCTAGCATTTTGCGGTATGTCGCAATTGGTGCCATCTATTAGAAATAAATACCCGCGATTGCACCGGATTAATGGTCGCATCTTTTTTATCTTGGGTATTAGCGGCGCTGTCACCGGATTATACCTTACTTGGGTAACAGGTATGCGCTTTAGCGACATAGGTTCAATGGGCATTACGCTAAATGGTATTTTAATTCCTATTTTTATCTATTTTGCGTGGCGTACCGCGTGTAAAAAACAATTTAACTTACACCAGCGTTTTGCTGTGCACAGTTTCTTATTAGTTAACGGTGTTTGGACATTTCGTTTGTACTTAATGGGATGGTTTGTCGTAAATCAAGGGCCATTGGGTAATTCACGTAATATTGATGGTCCGGCTGATATTGCGATGTCTTTCGCTTGTTACTTATTGCCCATGTTAATTGCAGAGCTGGTATTTTGGGCAAAACGCACACATAACCTGTCGGTGAAATGGGGCGTTGTAATAATGACTATATTTGGCGCAACCATCACACTTATTGGCGTGGGCGCAGCAACTATGATGATGTGGCTGCCACGAATACAAAAAGTATTTTCTGCACTTTTTTAG
- a CDS encoding helix-turn-helix domain-containing protein gives MTKLLTKADLISPSAPVTLNANIKLSACSIMTLSNFYILTLCVCLGCLIAQLFVKQKKLPHILFAIFCGSVAMSLTQKVTGDAIGAYKYLIGLGTVATCNCYWLLSRSFFRQEKVIEHHHLALAFAISLLIFINQGYLFASSSQIIANSGDSVFRHVLSEITVLLSSCVLVLSFWEGCRGFKAATKQDKAQRIVFLSTFGLAVGISKLTSFTLADNADAKEWVITAIILMVVVNTQLLLAWRVQYKRSDSQSKPQASTFEEIRTKPEPVCDIDTTLAREITSLINEGSLYLQANLKVADIARSLDVPEYRVSRALKSQITDKNFNQYINSLRIEHAKSLLANPENQGWSVLVISLESGFASIGPFTRAFKAETGQTPNQFRQMQLSNDLVKAS, from the coding sequence ATGACAAAGTTACTTACAAAAGCAGATTTGATCAGCCCATCAGCTCCCGTTACACTAAACGCTAATATTAAACTGTCTGCTTGCTCAATTATGACCCTATCCAATTTTTACATTTTAACCCTGTGTGTATGCCTAGGTTGTTTGATTGCGCAGCTATTTGTTAAGCAGAAAAAGTTACCACATATCCTGTTTGCTATTTTCTGTGGTTCTGTCGCTATGTCACTTACGCAAAAAGTAACAGGCGATGCCATTGGTGCTTATAAGTATTTAATTGGATTAGGCACAGTCGCCACCTGTAACTGTTATTGGCTGCTGTCTCGCAGTTTTTTTCGTCAAGAAAAAGTCATTGAACATCATCATTTAGCACTCGCATTTGCTATTTCTTTGCTTATTTTTATTAATCAGGGTTATTTGTTCGCAAGTTCTAGCCAGATTATTGCAAACAGTGGTGATTCTGTTTTTCGCCATGTATTGTCGGAAATCACGGTTTTATTATCGTCTTGTGTATTGGTGTTATCGTTTTGGGAAGGCTGTAGAGGCTTTAAAGCCGCCACTAAACAAGACAAAGCACAGCGAATTGTGTTTTTATCAACCTTCGGCCTTGCTGTTGGCATTAGTAAGCTTACTAGTTTTACCCTAGCAGATAACGCAGATGCAAAAGAATGGGTTATTACTGCCATTATTTTGATGGTGGTTGTAAATACGCAATTGTTGCTCGCATGGCGAGTACAATACAAAAGATCGGATAGTCAATCAAAGCCTCAAGCATCAACATTTGAAGAGATACGCACTAAACCAGAACCTGTGTGTGACATCGACACTACCCTTGCACGTGAAATTACCTCGCTTATTAACGAAGGTTCGCTTTACTTACAAGCTAATCTAAAAGTGGCAGATATTGCACGCAGCCTTGATGTGCCAGAATATAGAGTAAGCCGTGCATTAAAATCGCAGATTACCGATAAAAACTTTAATCAGTACATCAATAGCTTGCGCATCGAGCATGCGAAATCCCTTTTGGCTAACCCTGAAAACCAAGGGTGGTCAGTACTGGTGATTAGTTTAGAAAGTGGCTTTGCTTCAATTGGCCCTTTTACACGTGCATTCAAGGCTGAAACGGGGCAAACACCTAATCAATTTCGCCAAATGCAATTATCCAACGATTTAGTCAAAGCCAGTTAA
- a CDS encoding MntP/YtaF family protein yields MQFAAEYLLACVMMGAAIGMDVALVTALYSNKLTCAKTRVKWISGVVGSHTLLPMCGYLLSFYGIKWLPWLTPLLGIVALGFIAVYLYDELFSDDEANPLIATISWSLIIAVSWDALWSGPAKSAQVVEWQSIFVWTSFIVVGAVVYLFTLAGLKVGNRLASNEQHTPFVWLWLQYSAIGYFGLLALVRYTFALDTPDWQIFLLSVLIVRGLLVKQRPLFSVSVSK; encoded by the coding sequence ATGCAGTTCGCCGCTGAATATCTGCTTGCATGTGTGATGATGGGGGCGGCGATTGGTATGGATGTTGCCCTTGTAACCGCGCTTTACAGTAATAAGCTAACCTGTGCGAAAACCCGTGTTAAATGGATTTCAGGTGTCGTCGGTTCGCATACTTTATTACCAATGTGTGGCTACCTATTAAGCTTTTATGGCATTAAATGGCTGCCCTGGCTTACGCCATTATTGGGTATTGTGGCACTTGGTTTTATCGCGGTATATCTGTATGACGAGCTGTTTTCTGATGATGAAGCCAACCCGCTTATAGCCACCATTTCATGGTCGCTGATTATTGCTGTAAGTTGGGATGCGCTTTGGTCGGGACCTGCAAAGTCGGCACAAGTAGTAGAGTGGCAAAGTATTTTTGTCTGGACATCTTTTATTGTTGTCGGTGCTGTAGTGTATTTATTTACCTTAGCAGGGCTTAAGGTGGGTAATCGCTTAGCATCAAATGAGCAGCACACGCCGTTTGTTTGGCTTTGGCTTCAGTACTCGGCGATTGGTTATTTTGGTTTGTTAGCGCTTGTACGTTATACCTTTGCGCTTGATACACCCGATTGGCAAATATTCTTACTCAGTGTACTGATTGTGCGAGGGTTGTTAGTGAAGCAACGGCCTTTGTTTTCTGTCAGTGTAAGCAAATAA
- a CDS encoding alkaline phosphatase PhoX, whose amino-acid sequence MEHKKIKMSALALSVLLALTACSDGDDGAQGPAGATGQAGTDGQDGVNGSDGIDGTAGKLTRLATVPTGAEVTGIFLSEEGDLFFNAQHPSDSNNIANAAGKTFHTGTVGVLAGVNFNNLPETLIDSPVPVSDAERQTVMSAYGQYQVLGQTGDTYEGKLPKGLGHIYSMVGDELILENDMPDFNGFIQTGAGKGYLFTNWEMYPGGMSRMAIEKDNFGSWKVTDAMMLDFDGVHGTAANCFGSVTPWNTPLTSEEWIVNSKVDTTTHPDWNNPAVMNTDIIGYMWQLTAPDAPNPYRYGYIAEVQNPTSNEPTVVKHYALGRYEHENATVMPDGKTVYLSQDDTGGVLFKFVADTPEDLSSGTLYGAKLTQDVGQNDPATTGFDVSWVELGHGDNAMIEAWIADFDGIGTDQFVEGETSYMTMADVEAWANGDATYPTVANGGGKVTAGEPMDDRVVFLESRQAARLKGATAEWRKLEGISINTKRAQEAVEGVNTIDGEDITEAYVYLAIADLDNTLIDNEGDIQLSSRVKDCGGVYRAKLEAGYNISRIEPLVMGSTYRSSLSGAARCDVDQLSQPDNVIVMDDGRIIIGEDGFQENNTLWLYEPVKK is encoded by the coding sequence ATGGAACATAAAAAAATAAAAATGAGCGCGCTTGCGCTATCAGTTTTACTTGCACTGACCGCCTGTTCGGATGGCGATGATGGTGCGCAAGGCCCAGCAGGTGCAACAGGTCAAGCGGGTACAGATGGCCAAGATGGTGTAAATGGTAGCGATGGCATTGATGGAACAGCAGGTAAGCTTACACGCCTAGCAACTGTGCCAACGGGCGCTGAAGTGACAGGTATCTTTTTATCAGAAGAGGGTGATTTATTCTTTAATGCGCAGCACCCATCTGACAGCAATAACATTGCTAATGCAGCTGGCAAAACATTCCACACAGGTACCGTGGGTGTGCTTGCAGGCGTTAACTTTAATAATTTACCTGAAACACTAATTGATTCACCAGTACCGGTGAGCGATGCTGAGCGTCAAACAGTTATGAGTGCGTATGGTCAGTATCAAGTGCTAGGTCAAACTGGTGATACTTACGAAGGTAAATTACCAAAAGGACTGGGTCATATTTATTCAATGGTGGGTGATGAGCTTATTCTTGAAAACGATATGCCAGACTTTAACGGCTTTATTCAAACGGGTGCAGGTAAAGGCTACCTATTCACTAACTGGGAAATGTACCCAGGTGGTATGAGCCGTATGGCTATCGAAAAAGATAATTTTGGCAGCTGGAAAGTGACTGACGCCATGATGCTTGATTTCGATGGTGTGCATGGCACAGCAGCAAACTGTTTTGGCTCAGTAACGCCTTGGAATACGCCACTGACATCTGAAGAGTGGATTGTAAATTCTAAAGTCGATACGACAACGCACCCAGATTGGAATAACCCTGCAGTGATGAACACCGATATCATTGGGTACATGTGGCAACTAACTGCGCCAGATGCACCAAACCCGTACCGCTACGGTTATATTGCTGAAGTGCAAAACCCAACTTCAAATGAGCCAACAGTGGTTAAGCATTATGCGCTTGGCCGTTATGAGCATGAAAATGCAACGGTAATGCCAGATGGTAAAACAGTTTACCTATCACAAGATGACACTGGTGGTGTGCTGTTTAAGTTCGTTGCCGATACACCAGAAGATCTAAGCTCAGGTACCCTGTATGGTGCAAAACTTACTCAAGATGTAGGTCAAAACGACCCTGCAACAACAGGCTTTGATGTGTCGTGGGTTGAGTTAGGCCACGGTGACAATGCAATGATTGAAGCTTGGATTGCAGACTTTGACGGCATTGGTACAGACCAATTTGTTGAAGGTGAAACAAGTTATATGACAATGGCAGACGTTGAAGCATGGGCAAATGGCGATGCAACTTACCCAACGGTAGCTAATGGCGGCGGCAAGGTAACAGCAGGTGAGCCAATGGATGACCGTGTTGTATTCCTTGAGTCTCGTCAGGCTGCACGCTTAAAAGGTGCTACAGCTGAATGGCGAAAGCTTGAAGGTATTTCGATTAATACTAAACGTGCACAAGAAGCTGTTGAGGGTGTGAATACCATTGACGGCGAAGACATTACTGAAGCGTATGTTTATCTTGCGATTGCAGATTTAGACAATACGTTAATTGATAATGAAGGCGATATTCAGCTTTCGAGCCGTGTTAAAGATTGTGGTGGTGTGTACCGCGCAAAACTTGAAGCGGGTTATAACATTAGCCGCATTGAACCACTTGTTATGGGCTCAACTTACCGTAGCAGCCTATCTGGTGCCGCACGTTGTGATGTTGACCAACTTTCACAGCCAGATAACGTAATCGTTATGGACGACGGCCGTATCATCATTGGTGAAGACGGTTTCCAAGAAAACAATACGCTTTGGCTATATGAGCCAGTGAAAAAATAA